ACGCATAAAACCACTATGAATTTCGGAACAAAGGCTATACATGCTGGCGTGGAGCCAGACCCAAGCACAGGCGCCATTATGACGCCCATCTACCAGACATCCACCTACGTGCAGCGCTCACCAGGCGACCACAAGGGCTACGAGTACTCGCGCACGCACAACCCCACCCGCACACAGCTGCAGAACGCCCTGGCGGCGCTGGAAAACGGTACCCACGGCCTGGCCTTCGCCTCTGGTATGGCTGCGGTAGATGCCATTATTAAAATGCTGAAGCCGGGCGACGAGGTGATCTCCACCAACGACCTGTACGGAGGCAGCTACCGCATCTTCACCAAGATATTCCAGAACTACGGCCTCAGGTTCCACTTCACCAACATGCAGGATGTGCGCAATGTGGAGAAGCTGATCAACGAAAACACGAAGATGATCTGGGTGGAAACGCCCACAAACCCGCTCCTCAACATCATCGACATTGAAGCCTACGGCGAGCTTTGCAAGGAGCACAACCTGCTGCTGGTAGCCGACAATACCTTTGCCACACCGTACCTGCAAACGCCGCTCGACCTGGGCGCCGACATTGTGATGCACTCGCTGACCAAGTACATGGGCGGCCACTCAGATGTGGTGATGGGCGCAATTGTGGTGAAGGACGATGCGCTGCGCGACAGGCTGGCCTTTATCCAGAACGCCTGCGGTGCCATCCCGGGGCCACAGGATTGCTTCCTGGTGCTGCGCGGCCTGAAAACGCTGCACCTGCGCATGGAACGCCATTGCCAGAACGGCCGCAAAGTAGCCGAGTACCTGAAGGGGCACGCCAAAGTAAGCAAAGTATACTGGCCTGGCTTTGCCGAGCACCCGAACCACGAGGTAGCGCAAAAGCAGATGCGCGATTTCGGCGGTATGGTGTCGTTTGAGCTGAAAGGCGATAACGTGGACGATGCCATGCGCCTGCTGGAGAACCTGAAGCTGTTCGCCCTGGCTGAGTCGTTGGGAGGCGTAGAGTCGCTTTGTGGCCACCCAGCCACCATGACGCACGCCAGCATTCCGCGCGAAGACCGCATGCTGACTGGCCTAAGCGATACCCTGATCCGCCTAAGTGTGGGGGTGGAAGACGCCGAAGACCTAATCGCTGACCTGGAAAGTGCTATCGGGTAATTAGACGCAAGACATAAGTATCAAGACGCAAGACTTTTTATACTTGATTTTTATACTTAAAACCGCCGCCTGCTTCAACAGGCGGCGGTTTTTTGCTGGTTTATACTTTGCTCCAAGCTAAGAGCCTGTATTTCGCGTATCTTAACGAACAAAGGGAGAAGTCTTGTGTCTTGCTACGTGATACGTATGTCGATTTTGAAAAAAACTGTGTCAGAAAAAAACATACTATACAAAGAGCGGCAACGGTTCAGGCAGTTTTGGCTTTGGGCGGTGGTGCTGGCGGTGGCGTCCATCTTCTGGCTGGGCCTGGTGTACCAGGTGCTGTTGGGGGGCGCGTTTGGCAGCAGGCCGGTGTCTGATGTATCGGTGGTAGTGCTTTTTGTGCTGGTAGGCCTGGGGCTGCCGCTTTTCTTCTACGGCATGCGCCTCACCACCGAAGTGGAACCCGGAGAATTGCGCCTGCGGTTCTGGCCCTTCCACCTGAAGCCAGTCGAGATCCCGTTGCACCTGGTCCGGGAGTATGAGCTGATCACTTACAACCCTATTATGGAGTACGGTGGCTGGGGCATCCGCTGGAGCGCCAGGGGCAAAGCCTACAACATGTCGGGCAACGAGGGCGTGAAGCTATACTTCTACAACAGCAAGCCGCTGCTCATCGGCTCACAACGGGCAGCCGAGCTGTTCAGAGCCATCGGGGAGGCCAAGCAGCAGCAAGTATAGTCGGGTTACCGTTAGTTCCTTAAACAGCACCTAATACCAATCGAATGTTAAAAGCAGTAGTGTTCTTGTCTGTAGTCGCCGTTATCGCTTACTTTCTGTTCTACCCGTGGCTCAAAAACAGGGTCAACCGAAAGCGGATCTTCAGGTGGTTTATTGCGATCTATATCATCGCCATAGTTGCCTCCACCCTTAATGCCTACTTCCTCAACTAACGCAACCGGCGTATAGGCAAGTAAGCGAAATGCTGGAATACATCGCAATAAAAAACCGCCGGTGCCCTTTTAGCCACCGGCGGTTCTGTACCATAGCAATGTTAAACTATGCTTAGGCTTTGATGCCCAGGATTTTGTAGATTTCTGTGAAGTCCGGTGTCAGGATGATCTCTGTGCGGCGGTTCTTTGCTTTCGCAGCAGCAGAACGGCCTGTGTCTACCGGCATGTAGTAAGAGCGGCCAGCCGGTGTTACGCGGTCAGGAGACAAGCCCTTCTCGGTCATCATACGTGTGATCTCAGTTGCGCGAAGCACACTCAGGTCCCAGTTATCCTGCAGGTACTTCATGCCGCCAGATACACTAACGTCATCTGTGTGGCCTTCTACCATCACACCCACCTGCTGGTTTTTCTGCAGCACCTGCACCAACTGGTCGATGGCTTTTTTGCCGCCTGGGTTTACTTTCGTGCTTCCTGTCGGGAACAACAGCTTGTCAGACATCGACACGTACACTTTGCCGTCCTTCACAGCTACGCTTAGGTCGCCTTGGTTAAAGCCCTGCAGCGCAGCGTTTACTTCATTCTTCAGGTTGTCCAGAATTTTTTGCTGCTCGTTCATGGCGCGCTCCATTTCGGCAAGCTTCTGCTCGCGGTCTTTCAGGGAAGTGGAAAGCTCGTCTACCTTAGACTTAGAGGCAGCCAGTTCGCGCTCCTGCGCATCTTTGCTTGCCTGCAGGTCTTCGTATTTCTTGGAAGATACGCAAGAGAACATCATGGTGGAGCCGAGGGCCAGCGCCAGGGAGGCTTTGAAGAAATTGGATTTCATGGAAAAGTAGTTAATTGTTGTTTGGTTAATGTTTAAGATTATTGGTTGCGATAATGGTAACGGATAGAGTTGCAAGTTACTAAAACAATATAAAACCTAATAGTATACCCTCTGTTTCTGTCCCAGAACGGCGAGTCGCCTCTATATATTATAAAATAACTATATTTTTTTATTCAAGCTTTGCCTGCACCCGCTCATCAGGTGTATCCGCTACGCGGGGGCGCCTGAAACCCTCCTTCTGGCGCTACACATGGCTATAAGTACCTTTATAAACCCTGTAAAGGCGAAGACTTGGTTGAAGCATTTTGATGCAATAACAGTGCCACAAAATATTATAGTATGTCTATTATTAGATGTAATAATCAGGAAAAAAGCTGATGGAACGGATATTTGCGGCACGGGCTTTAGCAGTCGCGCGTAAGAGCCAGTATGTAAGGTAATTGACAGGTGAGAAGGAAAAGCAGGGCAGGGCCTTTATTGGACCCAGAACACCAGGTAAACAAAAGTATAAAGGGCCGCAACAGGCTTCGCCAAAGCCTTTACCACGGGTGAAATGTTAAGCAAGCTCCACGAAGGCAGGGGGCCTGATACCAGATGCTTGCCCACTTTACGATGAAAATGGCTAACTTTAAACTAACTACTGTTACACATTAATCAACGCATACATGAAAAAGAGCCTATACTTCCTGTTTCTCTTTCTGCTGGTCGGCTTCGCGTCCCTGGCGCAAGGCAAGCCGGACTACAGTAAAATTACGCTGGCCATACACGGTGGCGCAGGCACTATTACGCGCGAGAACATGACACCCGAAAAAGAGAAGGCCTACCGGGAAAAGCTGAACGAGGCACTGCAGGTGGGCTACGATGTGCTGAAGAAAGGCGGCACAAGTATGGATGCCGTGGAAGCGACCATCCATGTGATGGAGAACTCGCCGCTCTTTAATGCCGGGAAGGGCGCAGTGTTTACCAACGAGGGCAAAAACGAGATGGATGCCGCCATGATGGACGGGGAAACGCTGCAGGCAGGCGCTGTAGCCAGTGTTACGACAATAAAAAATCCGATCTCAGCGGCACGCGCCGTGATGGAAAAATCGCCGCACGTGATGATGATTGGCGATGGGGCAGAGGCGTTCGCCAAAACCCAGGGCATCGAACTGGTGGACCCGTCTTACTTTCACACCGAAACACGCTACAACCAGCTGCAGCAAATCATCGACAAGGAAAAGACGCAGCTCGACCACGACGGCGGCTCCAGCAGCAACGAGAACATCTTTACCGAGGGCAACAAATTCGGAACGGTGGGCTGCGTGGCGCTGGATGCCTACGGTAACCTGGCGGCCGGCACCTCCACGGGCGGCATGACCAACAAGCGCTTCGGGCGTGTGGGCGACGCGCCCATCATCGGGGCTGGCACCTACGCCGATAACAACACCTGCGCCGTGTCGGCCACCGGCCATGGCGAGTATTTTATCCGCAACGTGGTGGCCTACGACATTGCGGCCCTGATGAAGTATAAAAACCTGTCGGTGAAGAAGGCGGCCGAGGAGGTGGTGATGAAAAAGCTGGTGGATCGTGGCGGTGAGGGTGGCGTGATCGCCCTCGACAAAAACGGAAACGTGGCCATGCCGTTCAATTCGGCGGGCATGTATCGGGGCTACATCAAAAACGGCAAACCAGTGGTGGCCATCTACAGAGATTGATTCGGATCAGAACAATTAAAAAAGGGAGGCAAGTATAGCACTTGCCTCCCTTTCTGCTTTTATGGAAGGATAAATTTACGAAGTATGAATCCACTCCCAGGCCTGTGAGCGCTCGCTGAAGTCAAAGTAACGTACATCGGCGGTGGTGAACGGCTTGGCAACAGTTACGAGCCAATCCAGCCATTTCTGGTTGCCCACAATGGCTACACGGCTGAAGTCGTTGGCGTGCTTCAGGTCGAAGGTTACTTCATCGCGCAGTGCCTGCAGGCTGTATTCCTGCACATCCTGCACCTCGGCGTATACTTTTACCTTGCCGTGCGCCTG
Above is a window of Pontibacter akesuensis DNA encoding:
- a CDS encoding DUF6141 family protein, whose amino-acid sequence is MSEKNILYKERQRFRQFWLWAVVLAVASIFWLGLVYQVLLGGAFGSRPVSDVSVVVLFVLVGLGLPLFFYGMRLTTEVEPGELRLRFWPFHLKPVEIPLHLVREYELITYNPIMEYGGWGIRWSARGKAYNMSGNEGVKLYFYNSKPLLIGSQRAAELFRAIGEAKQQQV
- a CDS encoding OmpA/MotB family protein — translated: MKSNFFKASLALALGSTMMFSCVSSKKYEDLQASKDAQERELAASKSKVDELSTSLKDREQKLAEMERAMNEQQKILDNLKNEVNAALQGFNQGDLSVAVKDGKVYVSMSDKLLFPTGSTKVNPGGKKAIDQLVQVLQKNQQVGVMVEGHTDDVSVSGGMKYLQDNWDLSVLRATEITRMMTEKGLSPDRVTPAGRSYYMPVDTGRSAAAKAKNRRTEIILTPDFTEIYKILGIKA
- a CDS encoding isoaspartyl peptidase/L-asparaginase family protein, with the protein product MKKSLYFLFLFLLVGFASLAQGKPDYSKITLAIHGGAGTITRENMTPEKEKAYREKLNEALQVGYDVLKKGGTSMDAVEATIHVMENSPLFNAGKGAVFTNEGKNEMDAAMMDGETLQAGAVASVTTIKNPISAARAVMEKSPHVMMIGDGAEAFAKTQGIELVDPSYFHTETRYNQLQQIIDKEKTQLDHDGGSSSNENIFTEGNKFGTVGCVALDAYGNLAAGTSTGGMTNKRFGRVGDAPIIGAGTYADNNTCAVSATGHGEYFIRNVVAYDIAALMKYKNLSVKKAAEEVVMKKLVDRGGEGGVIALDKNGNVAMPFNSAGMYRGYIKNGKPVVAIYRD
- a CDS encoding SpoIIAA family protein, which translates into the protein MLQILEESKGDLVAFRISAHVDKQDYDIMLPLLQERIQAHGKVKVYAEVQDVQEYSLQALRDEVTFDLKHANDFSRVAIVGNQKWLDWLVTVAKPFTTADVRYFDFSERSQAWEWIHTS